The genomic DNA GCAGAAGTTcatccaccagctcctccaccaTGGCGAATGATTCTGGCACGTCCAGAAGGCGCTCCGCCAAAATTCTGCCCACATCCAGAGCAAcactgggtttttcttcttgctcctgcctgtgccccttCTTTCTGCAACTGCCTTTCTTGCTGCATGTGTCGGTCTCATGGCTCCTTCTGCTGAGCCACCACCAGAGCCCAAAGTCATCGGCATCAtcatttccttcttcttcctcctgtgcctcctccacctgctcccTGTCACTGCTGGAGCTCTCCTCATCACTGGTGCCATCCTGCTCACGGCTCCTTTTGCTGAGCCACCACCAGAGCCCAAAAAGCAGGACCAGGACTCCAGCAATGGCCCGGaactgccactgctgcaaggcagcaaagagcagggctccccaggcCACGATGCATGGCTCTTGGCTCATCTGaacctggctcctctgcctctggctgctctgctcctggctgctcggctcctggcagctctgctccagctcctgcagcagccgaGACATctccaggctcagcagctgcgCGCGTTGCTGCATGCGCTCGCGCGTGGCCTCATCCAGCTCATCACCGACCTTCTGCGGGTACCAAATGGTCCCTAGCAGAACCCGGATGAGGAATTCTGTGGCAGCCATGGCCtgcgggaggagggagagaaggggttGAGTGTggctggaagggagggaggtggtggcggggggagctgggggcaggtaGGAGAGGGGgcaaggcagctgggaggcagcaaggccTGCGCCCACCTGCGGCAGCGGCATC from Phalacrocorax aristotelis chromosome 9, bGulAri2.1, whole genome shotgun sequence includes the following:
- the LOC142062287 gene encoding LOW QUALITY PROTEIN: uncharacterized protein LOC142062287 (The sequence of the model RefSeq protein was modified relative to this genomic sequence to represent the inferred CDS: inserted 2 bases in 1 codon; deleted 1 base in 1 codon; substituted 1 base at 1 genomic stop codon) — protein: MQLKGLLQGGLRQSLRYHLDSDRLPSSRESIPLELLLCAKVPINDVFEQTLNLRGTAARGSALGRARXCRCRRWRRPCCLPAALPPLLPAPSXPPATTSLPSSHTQPLLSLLPQAMAATEFLIRVLLGTIWYPQKVGDELDEATRERMQQRAQLLSLEMSRLLQELEQSCQEPSSQEQSSQRQRSQVQMSQEPCIVAWGALLFAALQQWQFRAIAGVLVLLFGLWWWLSKRSREQDGTSDEESSSSDREQVEEAQEEEEGNDDADDFGLWWWLSRRSHETDTCSKKGSCRKKGHRQEQEEKPSVALDVGRILAERLLDVPESFAMVEELVDELLRTCQRLCRNSFMPRLMPAIGEGSFCQGWSPREDDAVYRLLVPLQAPRGHAFHLDLGTDEEMPARNSRLRVELVCTCTRERLAKDMLCFLHHPKEELRRNQGPSLLGTLCTGPYLDVEKTTRWFQILVRAAWQVLPWSRHSRLTVLPSRRSCKLRVVDASDSLLLIEMLFGVQQGDSDTFLSIE